In Sander vitreus isolate 19-12246 chromosome 7, sanVit1, whole genome shotgun sequence, a genomic segment contains:
- the atp2b3b gene encoding plasma membrane calcium-transporting ATPase 3b: MSTTATMGEMANSAVEFYPKGTRGVGGAGRADGSHAGGDFGVTVAELSELMELRGADAIQKIQESYGDADGLCQRLQTSKTDGLSGDPADLERRGQIFGQNFIPPKKAKTFLELVWEALQDVTLIILEAAAIISLGLSFYQPPGGDTEACGVVSGASEDEGEGDTGWIEGAAILLSVVCVVLVTAFNDWSKEKQFRGLQSRIEQEQRVTVVRKGNVIQIPVADMVVGDVAQIKYGDLLPADGILVQGNDLKLDESSLTGESDHVRKSVEKDPMLLSGTHVMEGSGKMLVTAVGVNSQTGIIFTLLGAGELEEEGKDKKGKQPDGAVENNQNKAKKQDGGVAMEMQPLKSAEGGEVEDREKKKTSVPKKEKSVLQGKLTKLAVQIGKAGLVMSAITVIILVLYFVINTFVVEGHTWLTECTPVYIQYFVKFFIIGVTVLVVAVPEGLPLAVTISLAYSVKKMMKDNNLVRHLDACETMGNATAICSDKTGTLTTNRMTVVQSHIGDVHHRAIPDPGQINPRTLDLLVNAISINSAYTSKILPPDVEGGLAKQVGNKTECGLLGFVLDLQQDYAPVREQIPEEKLYKVYTFNSVRKSMCTVIKLPDGSFRLYSKGASEIMLKKCSFILDANGEARTFRPRDRDEMVKQVIEPMACEGLRTICIAYRDLPGNPEPDWENEADIMTELTCITVVGIEDPVRPEVPDAIRKCQRAGITVRMVTGDNINTARAIAAKCGIIHPGDDFICLEGKDFNRRIRNEKGEIEQERIDKIWPKLRVLARSSPTDKHTLVKGIIDSTVLEQRQVVAVTGDGTNDGPALKKADVGFAMGIAGTDVAKEASDIILTDDNFSSIVKAVMWGRNVYDSISKFLQFQLTVNVVAVIVAFTGACITQDSPLKAVQMLWVNLIMDTFASLALATEPPTEDLLLRKPYGRNNPLISLTMMKNILGHGVYQLIIIFTLLFIGERIFNIDSGRNAPLHSPPSEHYTIIFNTFVLMQLFNEINARKIHGERNVFDGIFANPIFCAIVLGTFAVQIVIVQWGGTPFSCAPLNVEQWLWCLFVGVGELLWGQVIATVPTARLPCLKEAGMGHEPGEEEGEEMAEDEEEIDCAERELRRGQILWFRGLNRIQTQMEVVSTFKRSGSFQGAVRRRSSVLSQLHDVNTISTPSHVALSTATANTSPAPGNASGESIP; encoded by the exons GTCTCAGTGGGGATCCGGCAGACCTGGAGCGCCGGGGCCAAATATTCGGCCAAAACTTCATCCCCCCGAAGAAGGCCAAGACTTTCCTGGAGCTCGTGTGGGAGGCCTTACAGGACGTCACACTTATCATCTTGGAGGCGGCCGCCATCATCTCCCTCGGCCTCTCTTTCTACCAGCCTCCTGGGGGGGATACCGAAG CATGTGGGGTTGTGTCGGGGGCGTCAGAGGATGAAGGCGAGGGCGACACCGGCTGGATCGAGGGCGCGGCCATCCtgctgtctgttgtgtgtgtcgTCCTGGTGACGGCGTTTAACGACTGGTCCAAAGAGAAGCAGTTCCGCGGTCTACAGAGTCGGATCGAACAAGAACAGAGGGTCACAGTCGTGCGTAAAGGAAATGTCATCCAGATCCCGGTGGCTGACATGGTGGTGGGGGACGTGGCGCAGATCAAATACG GGGACCTGCTGCCAGCTGATGGTATCTTGGTCCAAGGCAACGATCTGAAGCTAGATGAGAGCTCTCTTACAGGAGAGTCTGACCACGTACGCAAGTCTGTGGAGAAGGACCCCATGCTGCTCTCAG GTACCCATGTGATGGAGGGCTCGGGCAAGATGCTGGTGACAGCTGTCGGTGTCAACTCGCAGACGGGCATCATCTTCACCCTGCTGGGTGCTGGAGAGCTGGAGGAAGAAGGGAAGGACAAGAAAG GAAAACAACCTGATGGAGCTGTGGAGAACAATCAGAACAAAG CCAAGAAGCAGGACGGGGGTGTTGCCATGGAGATGCAACCCCTGAAAAGtgcagagggaggagaggtagaggacagagagaagaagaagaccaGCGTTCCGAAAAAAGAGAAGAGTGTGTTGCAGGGCAAGCTCACCAAACTCGCTGTTCAAATTGGCAAAGCAG GTTTGGTGATGTCAGCCATCACCGTCATCATTCTGGTGTTGTACTTTGTCATCAACACGTTTGTCGTTGAAG GTCACACGTGGTTGACAGAGTGTACTCCGGTCTACATCCAGTACTTTGTCAAGTTCTTCATCATTGGAGTCACTGTGCTGGTAGTGGCTGTCCCAGAAGGCTTACCTCTCGCTGTCACCATCTCTCTGGCTTACTCTGTCAAG AAAATGATGAAGGACAACAACCTTGTACGCCACCTGGATGCTTGCGAGACCATGGGCAACGCCACGGCCATCTGCTCCGACAAGACCGGCACCCTCACCACCAACCGCATGACTGTGGTCCAGTCTCACATAG GTGACGTGCATCACCGTGCGATCCCGGACCCTGGACAGATCAACCCCCGGACACTGGATCTATTAGTCAATGCTATCTCTATTAACAGCGCCTACACCTCCAAGATCTTA CCGCCTGATGTGGAGGGGGGTCTGGCTAAGCAGGTGGGCAACAAGACGGAGTGTGGTCTGCTGGGATTTGTATTAGACCTACAGCAGGACTACGCCCCTGTCAGAGAGCAGATCCCAGAGGAGAAGCTGTACAAG gtgtaTACATTCAACTCAGTGCGTAAATCCATGTGTACGGTGATCAAGCTGCCTGACGGATCCTTCCGCCTCTACAGCAAAGGAGCCTCTGAAATCATGCTAAAGAA gtGTTCCTTCATCCTAGATGCCAATGGAGAAGCGCGCACTTTCCGCCCACGTGACAGAGATGAGATGGTCAAACAG GTGATCGAGCCAATGGCGTGTGAGGGGTTGAGGACCATCTGCATTGCTTACCGTGACCTTCCGGGTAATCCAGAGCCAGATTGGGAGAACGAAGCAGACATTATGACGGAGTTGACCTGCATCACCGTGGTTGGGATAGAGGACCCTGTGCGGCCCGAG GTGCCTGACGCCATCCGTAAGTGTCAGCGTGCAGGCATCACGGTGCGGATGGTGACTGGTGATAACATTAACACAGCGAGGGCCATTGCTGCTAAATGTGGCATCATTCACCCTGGGGATGATTTCATTTGTCTAGAGGGCAAAGACTTCAACCGACGAATCAGGAACGAGAAAGGAGAG ATTGAACAGGAACGTATTGACAAAATCTGGCCCAAACTTCGCGTGTTGGCTCGATCCTCGCCAAccgacaaacacacactggtcAAAG GCATCATCGACAGCACCGTCCTAGAACAGAGGCAGGTTGTCGCAGTAACAGGAGATGGAACCAATGACGGACCGGCTTTGAAGAAGGCTGATGTGGGCTTTGCCATG GGTATTGCGGGTACAGACGTGGCTAAAGAAGCGTCTGACATCATCCTGACTGATGACAACTTCAGCAGCATTGTCAAGGCGGTGATGTGGGGACGAAACGTCTATGATAGCATCTCCAAGTTTCTGCAGTTCCAGCTCACGGTCAACGTAGTGGCTGTCATAGTGGCCTTCACCGGGGCCTGCATCACTCAG GACTCTCCTCTGAAGGCGGTGCAGATGCTGTGGGTGAACCTCATCATGGACACGTTTGCTTCTCTGGCCCTGGCCACCGAGCCCCCCACTGAGGACCTGTTGTTACGGAAACCCTATGGTCGGAACAACCCACTCATCTCACTGACCATGATGAAGAACATCCTGGGCCATGGAGTGTACCAGCTGATCATCATCTTCACCCTACTGTTCatag GCGAGCGCATTTTTAACATTGACAGTGGCCGCAATGCTCCCCTCCACTCCCCTCCCTCTGAGCACTACACCATCATCTTCAACACCTTCGTCCTGATGCAACTTTTCAACGAGATCAACGCTCGCAAGATCCACGGAGAGAGAAATGTCTTTGACGGCATATTTGCCAACCCCATCTTCTGCGCCATTGTTCTGGGGACCTTCGCCGTGCAG ATCGTGATTGTGCAGTGGGGAGGGACGCCCTTCAGCTGTGCCCCTCTCAACGTGGAGCAGTGGCTCTGGTGTCTGTTCGTGGGAGTTGGAGAGCTTCTCTGGGGGCAG GTGATTGCCACGGTGCCGACAGCGCGGCTGCCATGCCTGAAGGAGGCGGGGATGGGCCACGAGCCTGgggaagaggaaggtgaggagatggcagaggatgaggaggagattGACTGTGCTGAGAGAGAGCTGCGCCGTGGACAGATCCTCTGGTTCAGAGGCCTCAACCGCATCCAGACCCAG ATGGAGGTAGTGAGCACGTTCAAGCGAAGCGGTTCGTTTCAGGGAGCGGTGAGACGGCGTTCCTCCGTGCTCAGTCAGCTCCACGACGTAAACACTATCTCTACCCCCTCTCACGTAGCTCTCTCCACCGCAACAGCCAATACCAGCCCAGCCCCTGGGA